ATCCAGCCTGATTATGCCATGGCAGCCCGAGACTTCCTCCGGACCTTCCGCAGTGGGCTGTTGGGCCAGGTGATGCTGGACCGTGACATTATACCTGCTTGCTGATGACGTTAACCCCTGGACTGGCTGGCTGGAGTATGGTCTCCTGCATAGTCCATGTGACTGCAGCTGGAGTGTTTAATGCTTAGGACTGTTCCTCCAGTTCAGAAGCTCTCTGTGCTGGTAACTGAGGCTCAGGCCCCAGCTCCAAAGGGCGCTATGTTCTCTTGTCTATCAGAGCCTGGTCAGTCCTGGTTACTACCATGAGACCCCAGGAGTGCTGTGTATGTGGCTTGGTCAGGAGGTTTTCTCCATCTCAAGTAAGAGACAAATGCTATCTCAGAGGAGTCTAAGTTATAatctgtaatttaaaataaaatgggttAAAAggcccactttaaaaaaaaatctctctctggcttctcttattttactttatttatttttttgtcattttcagACAAAGTTTCATCATGTGGCTTGGGCTGGTCTCAAACACattccttctgccttagcctcttgagtgctggaattatacaggtgtgtgccatgacAACCGATTAAAAGACCTATTTTCTGATGGCGTTTTCATTGTGCACTTAGTATGGTGAGCCCATAAGTTAAATCTCCTTCTATCAATGAATGCTGAGGAGTGGTAGATTAGAGGCCTGGGGTTCCTAAGTCAGATTCTCAAGTGTCTCAAAGTCCTGCAATGAGGGAAAAGCCTGTTACCAGCAGAGGGCTTTATTTCACAAGGAACTCTTCACTGATAAAGTGCACAGACACGGACAGGAGGTCTGCAGCAGAGAAGTCCAGGAATGTCATCTCCCCTTGCACTTCAGGGCCTGTACCTCAGGAGGCCTGCTGCTGTAGCTCAACTTTGTACAGGCCAAGAGGATCACTGGAAGGGGCTCACAGTCTAGCCATTGAAACCATGGTGGCTGCAGGGGCGGTGCAGAGGGCATGTACCAGCATGGTTGACCTCCAAATACCTGTAGGCACCTAGAAGATGTTGCTGCCAGCAGCTTGCTgtctaaaaagaaaaggcaaggggTTGGTCGATACAGATAGGAAGTGCTGTTGGGCCAGGGGGCTATCCCTGCTCAGGAGTTTTAGTCTCTTCTGTTCGGTATTGACCTGAGCTTTCCATAGTTGCTTGAACCAGTACTTGGATGCTCAATAGGCTCTCTGCTTCTTGTGGATGGCTGATAGCAGGGGTAGCCTCCCACTGTTGCCTTTTGCTGTGGCTGCAGTATTataagtctcttctgagattctccCTCAGCATCTATAGTTCCTGCTAGTGGAGAAGGTATTTAAAGATGTGTGGCTGTGCCAGATGCTAAACACGCTGGAGAAGTCAGATTGGTGAATGTAAAATAATCATCGAAAGGTGATGTGTTCATAATGCCACAATACCCAGAACTAACACATGGTACTCTGTGGTACACAAAGGTCTGGTCCACATAGTCCATCCTCATGGGTGTTGGACAAGTTGAAGGGGCTCTGGTGGTTCTCCCTATACCAGACTTGACGCATCAGCACCTGCCTTTGAGGACCTTAGTGGGCTTGGCCCTTAGCTTGCTGGTCTTGGTGGTTTTGAGCTTGGTCTATTAGAGACATAGGAGCATCTGGGCTGACTGTGCCTGTGAGCACCGGCAGTGAGAATAGAAGTTGCAGGGAGTTGTATCCTGCAACCTGTTGGTCAAGAAAATGCTTGGCTAGGGCCCTGCCAATAGCTTTGAAACCTATACACTAGCCAGAGGTATGCTGAGCTAGCATATATTGACTGAATCCCAAGACCCAACACTCCATGTGGCAAAGATGTGCTAGTGGGTCCCTGGAACAGCAAGAAGCCAGTCTGCTTAAAGGTAGATTCTTGTGAGGATTATAGAGTACCTCTCTAAGGCCACTCAGCACATCAGCTCTGTTCTCAGGATGTATATGGATGGTCAGAGAGAGCTAGTAGCATTAACCCACGCTCACAACCTGCTGAGGCTGGTTCTTCTGTCTGCTAGCTTTGTTCTGGCACAGTGGGGCTGTAGATCTGCTGCCCCTTCCACTGTTCAGTTTGCCAGCTGTCAGCTGTGCCATGCTCTgtctcacctccccaccccaaccccgtcCAACCGTTTCCAAGGGAGGGGTCTCCCAACATAAAATGCTGCTATCTACTGGAACTATGGGAATCTTGCAGTTTGGGTTATATACAAAGAAGGCCCCAGCAGGATTGGTATTATATCCAAGTGACCCTCACTCATGACCCTTAAGCTCAAGCAGAATGGAATGTTTTTGAAAGTGTATTCAAAACCTCTACCCTCAGTGGATTTTAGGACCAAGTGGCTTCAAGTGGAAACCCTTCTGACACAAGGTCTCTTAGGCAGTCTGCCAGGAAGAAACATACTACTTGGCTTTGGTAGCATGTTGTAGGAGGAGCATGGTGGGCGTCCTGGGATGGTTATTTTACTGCTCTGGATGTTTTCTGAGCTATGACATCATTGGGAcctgctctgggcaggtggttaGCACCTGACATTTCTCACACTGCAGTCTAAGTGAATGCTCTCTTCATCAACTATAAGTCCCTCTGGTTCCATGGGAGGCTCAAGGTCTTTGGGGGCTTTAGTGGCAGAATCAGACGGGCCCACCCAAGGATGGCCTCTTCTTGGCGGTCAGCATTGTTCATGTCCTCGTGTCAGGGTGGGCAAGCAGACAGGCATGCCTGCTTGGGCAGTTCTGGAGAGTCAAGGGCAGCCTGCCTCTCTGGTAGTAGGGCTGTTAGTTCCTGCCAGAGTGGAAGACTGGGAAACTGGGATGGGCAAGAGAGTAAACTACATCCACAAATTGCAAGAGGCCTTGTGGGCCCAGAATGGCCAGACTCTTCTCTGGGCTGGGGAATCATAGTTAGCAAAATGAAGTTACCCCCTGGGCAGGAGGCCATTAGGGTGGGCCCTAGGGGCCTTAAGACAGGCTAGGAGCTAGACCTGGGATGGAGTTTAGCCTGGTCTAAGGCCGAAGCAGTTCTAGGGCACCAAGGGTGCCGCCCAGAAGCAGACAAATACGTGGGCTGTGCACGGACCCTGAGCCGGAAGTCCAGGCCCAGTAGCTGTAGACTCCTCGGTCGGTTCCGTTGCCTCCCATTGCCCCATTCTCATCGTCCTCCAGGCCTAGCTCTCCAGGCCCTGAGGTCCTCCTCCAGCCAGAGCCGGTAGCAAGGCCCGCAGCCACACCCGCTGCAGCCCCTGCTGCTGCCCCTGCAGCCGCCACGCGCAGAGAGGAGCCGTAGCGGGGCGCCGGCCTTACGCGTACTCTTGATGCCCCGCGTGCACCTCCGCGCACCCCCCGGGCACTGCCTCGAGCGCCTCCGCGGCCGCCCTTGGCGGAACAGCTGTCACAGAGGAAGGCGGCGGCCAGCAGCAGAGCCCAGCACGTGGCAGCAGTCCAGTTCATCCTACTGGGCAGAATCTGCGAGAAGAGGGTGGAAGGGGCTTCAGCTTCTGTGCAGGGGTGGAGCGTGGTTTAGGACCAGGGCAAGAGGGTATCAGGGCTTGGGAATAGGCTCATCTGGACCTGGGGACACCTACTTCAGCCTCTGGTTTTGTGGTAATCCGATAGAGGGCTCCCAGCATCTTGGAGGACAGTGGGCTCAGGGTTGGGGAAGGGGTTCTTTAAACTCCAGCATCAGGACTTTGGTTTTGGGTTCCTGCTGTATAACCAGGTGGAGATGGGGTGGTGGGGAAAGGGTTTCACTACAGGGCGGCCGTTTTACTATTGTGGTAGGGTGGAGATGGGTCCCAGAATGGGGTTTGTGGAGCTCCTACAGTGGGGCtcaggcctgggggggggggggcacaaatCCCCCGCTCTGCACACGAGTCTCTGGAAGGGGATGGATTAGTGGATTAGGATTCTAGTTTGGAATGGAGAGCCTTCAATACCCCCAGATTATGGTTAGAATGGACAGCCTTGTGACTTTTGCTCTGGCATCTGGATCTCCTGATGCCTTAAGAGATAGTCTTTCAGCCAGTGGCTGCGGCTGAATGCactgggtgagggtgggggtcagAATCCAGATCAGCGATTCCTTGCAACGCAAACAACTAGCGATGGGTGAACCGCCCAGCAGGCCCAGACCCTAGGTAATTACGTCTCTTCCCCGCTCCAGCTCCACCCTTTTTGGGTTTGCCCAGGCCAGTAGCCTGGACAGGTAAACCGATCAGGATGGGTTCTGGCTGGCTGTGGACCAGCCATCTCGGTGGCGGCAGCTCCATCCTCCTCaggtcctctctcccctccccctccctcccagcaTCACTGGGTTCATCCACCTCCCCTACTTACTGGTCACAAGCCTAGGTCGGATGAGCGATTTAGGGGCCGTGACCGGCCAAGCGGAAAGGTGCGGCAGCGAGGACCCTTTTCCTTAGGCAGAGCTCACGACTGGATTTTGCTGAAGCCTCCGCCTGAAGATTAGGGGCGGGCAGCCGCGGAGGCTCAGCCCCGGGAGACGTGAAGGGAGGAGATACTGAAAGCTCAGAAAAGCACAGCCACAGCCCTTCTCGTTGCCCGGCCCCCATCCTCGCTGCACTGCACACAGCACCCTCTCATCCCATCCCCCCATCTTCCCATCCCCGCCACAGCCCTGCCCAATCTCTCTTTCCCCTATGGCCACTAGCCCCAGCCCCCAGGATAGACAGTGTGTTTTTGTTCCAGTAGGTCCAGCGTTTTTGTTCATGGcctcttcctctccattctcCCTACCTGCCCACCGCATCGATTCTTACGGTTCTTATGAATTATCTACCTCCTCTCCCATTCTTCTGATGGAACCTCAGCTCCACTTACTCCTCTTCGCCAGCCATAAGGACCACTGGGCTGACTTTCTAGGCGCGTAGTGTAGGGCTTCCAACATCCTGCCAGATGGCTCTCCTGGAAGTTTGATGTACAGCCATGAGGATCCCAATAGCACTAGACCTTTGTTGATCTGACCTTCCTGAACCTTCTGAAAATAGACCCCTGGAGACCCAGCCCCCCTTTATTTTCAAGCTGACTGGTTGCAGTGCCTCCATGCTTTTGTAGGGTAAGTTTAACCTAGCTCCAGACAGCCACAACGTTTTTCATCTGTGCCAGGCTTGCTTTCCAAGGCCCAAGATTACAGTCGGAGCGGTCGggagcttccctgtcctggctgaGGCCTGGTATGGAGCCTCATGGGTTGGGGCAAGACctggggaggaagggggtggTTACTGTATGGAGTTCTTCTCATTGAAGCCACTGTGCTTTTGAGCTTTCTTTTATCGTGAAGTTGAAAGCACCCTCCTCCCCAGCCAAAGGCTGGTGGATGCCCCCATTTAGTTTAGGCAGGGAGAGCTCCCAGGTGCTCCTTCACTTCCCTGCTTCATGTTAAAATGTGAAGAGCAAATATGGTGTCTTAGACATTCAAGGCCCACTGCAAAACACAAGCATAAGGCAAAGGTATAAAAACCTAACCCAAGAGGTTTGAGGACCCAGAGGGAAACTTAAAATAGTAACAAGGTATAAAAACCTAACCCAAGAGGTTTGAGAACCCAGAGGGAAATTTACAACAGTAACAAGGTATAAAAACCTAACCTAAGAGGTTTGAGAATCCAGAGGGAAACTTAcaacagtaacacacacacacacacacacacacacacacacacacacacacacacacacactcacacatacacattcacacatacactcacacacactcatacacacacacatactcacacacacactcacatacacacacactcacacatacactcatacacacacactcacacacacacacacactcacacatacacattcacacatacactcacacacactcatacacacacacacatactcacacacacactcacatacacacacacactcacacatacactcatacacacacacacatacacactcacatacacacactcacacacacacacactcagaattaCCAGAGCAGAGCACACACTATGTTTATAGCTAAAAAGAATACAAACAATTAGAAAGGTGTTTTCTCATCAAAACATTTTTGTTCCTGGAAAAAGGAAGAGATGCATTGAGTTACAAAGCCAAGGCCATATCCTGCAAGAGCCAAAGACTGTGAAGGGAAAGGAGATCAATCTAGGCATTCTAAAACCCGAGGGCTGCTCCAAAGAGAGCAGAAGATCAAACACAGTAGGAAACACAAAGGCATGGTCATTTCCCACTGGGCCAGGCTGCAAGGAGCCCATGGAGGCAAGAATAGCATTTAGGACTTGATATTTTAATAGACACAGAAGCTCttaaaatattagcaaaaaaaaaatgccattggGGCATTAGGAAGTGTTATTGCAGAGTCAAAATATGCCAACACATGCTCCTGCTTGATGGactaaggaagaaaaataggCATAATTGTCTCAGAAGAAGGAGACAAAACATTTGATCCCCCAACCCCATTTATAGGGATGGGGGGTGCTAGAAAACTAACCTTGGAAGTGAATTATTTACTTGCGATAGTAGTTAAAAACACTGCTCAATCCAGAGgatccacatcaggcagctcacgaTCTCCTGTAACTCTAGCGCTgagggatctaacaccctcttctggcctctgtgggcatttgtacacatatgtacacatatacacttgcatgtacacacacacacacacacacacacacacacacacacacacacacacacacacacacaccttaaagaaaggggaaggggaatgtcctgatttctttttttaaaagaggacAAGGTTCTCATCCTTTCAGGGGTCAGTCATATGGAGAGCAATGAAAGATGCTGACCTCTGCTGGCCAGCTCTTCTGAGGCCACCTGGGCTCATCATCCAGTGAGAGTGGAGGTTGTATGGGCTGGGTGCTGTATGTCTTAACTGTATGACCTTGGTTGTGTTTGCTTAGCTAACTAGAGCTTCTGTCAGCTACCCTGCATCCCAGGATAGGGCAGACTACAAACTTGGCACCAGATGGTCCTAGTTTCCTGCATTTTCAGATGCCTGGCTGTGGGGTGGGGAAGCCCCATGGGGATGCAGCCTTCTGAACATGTCCCACTCTTCAAGGCCTCCAGTTTCCCACAACTCAGCTCCCTATCTAGTGACATAAAGTGCCCCTATTCCTCTGGGTGCTCTTTAGTAGCTTCCCTGATTGACAGCTCCAACCCAGAAGCGACTGCCATTTCTCTCTTTAACTTAAAGTAACTCCCCATCTTGTGGGACTCTGCTTGTGATTCAGCTTTTCCTCTGGAGCTAGACCAGCCCTCCAGAGTAGCACTCAATGTCCAAGCCAACCTTTTTTGGAGTTCTTGGAGATGGGATAATCATGCCAAGGACTTTTGACTGTTAAAGTGGCAGACTCAGTCCCACCCCAGATGGCTTCTCACCACTGCATCATGTTGCATATGCTGTTCAGACCCAGCAGTCCCGAATTTGAGTTTGACTGCAGTTCTGCTCAGCACTGACCAGTGTTAATCGTttttggactctctctctctctctctctctctctctctctccacccttccTACTTGTGCGTCTGGGAGTATTCCCTGATAGGTTATTTATTCCATGCTGGTGAAAGGAGTCAATTTAAGCCAGATTAAATtgtattaaaggcaggtttattgggaaactgTTCTTGGGCAAGTTTACTAGCCCTGGCGATTGAGACCAGAGGAGTCACCATGGGAAAGGATGGTTGGtgggggggaagagaaagagaaagggtatGGTtatagagaggagaggggagaggggagagaaaggagaggggagaaaggagaggggagaagggagaggggagaggagagaggggagagaggggagaggaaaagagaagggagaagggagaggggaaaagggagaggggagagggaaggaaaggggacaggggagagggaaggagaggggagaggggagagagaagaggggaaaggagaggggagaggggagggggagaggggagaggggagggagaggggagacggaaggaaaggggagagaggggggagaggggagagagcggagagagaagaggggaaaggagaggggagaggggagagaggggagaggagaggaggggagaggagaggaggggaaaggagaggggagaggggggggaggagaggagaggagggggagaggagaggaggggagaagggagaggggaggagaggagagaagaaaaaggggaggggagagagagaagaaagaatatatatatctggattatataggaagGAGCCTCTAGGGGAAGGGCAGTCAgctcctgggctggaaagttcaaggttgggggcagggtatgccagtcAGGGACTGAGGGATActggaagaacctggaggcaaggtctgctttgatgtataaaatattcACGTCAGTCCCTTGTTCTGGGTCTGAAACCAAGCATTCCCCATGTGGAGGTGGTCTTTCTCCATGCTTTGGTGCCTAAATTATTTATTCTTAGAAACTTCAGTGCATGCCTGCCAACCTCTCCTGAGGGTGTCTGTTTTTCAGCTGTCCTGCCCTGTTCTTAGAGGTGCCAGCTATTGGTGCTGTTGGTCCATCTTCTCTGGACACTGCTAAGAACTTCATGCATCTTTGACTCACATGTTCCCGGAAGGTTCCATTTCCCGCATGGAACTCgttgtgtagatcaggctagccttgagtttATAGAGATCCTCTTGctgctgcctctcaagtgctgggattaaaggtgtgtgccaccacgcccagtttgtCCTATGAATTTTGATACCTCAAGAGTAAGATCTGCTCTGCATTCATCAGTTTCCCTCTGCGCCCTCCCCAGGATGTCTTTAGAGGCACTTGTAGAAGCTGAGTCATTCCCATTTGTATCCTAATCCCAAACACCTCAGAATGTGGCTGTATTCCACAATAGCATCCTCATTTAAGGAAGTGACAGGGTCATTAGAACCATGCTCCAAGGAGATGATGTGACAGATTGTACAGAGAGAAGAACTGACATGTGAGGGTATGATATCCTTAAGTCAAGAAAGGGGAGCTTGCCAAGtagtaggctgggctggctggctagtgagtCTCAGGCAcgtgcctgtctctacctccccagcactgagattacaggcatgtattaccatgcttggctttttttttttttttttttaaatgtgggctTTGGGGATTAAATTTATGTTTGCAAGGCAAGTACCTTCCTGACTAAGCAGCCTAACCAGTCCCATCGTGGTTCTAGTAATTAAGCTGTCACATGTAAACATATGTTCCCCGGGGTTTAGCAGGCTCCTTTAGCAAATTAGCAGAACCTAAGTAACGGATCATGGAAAGCCTCGCTTGTAGTTGTTTCATGAGAAATACAGATAATACAGATAAGTACACGAGAACTCCCAGGACTTGGAGCTGGCCTCTGAATTAGGCAGGGCTGTCAGGCATTCAGCTAAGCCATGTAAGAATGGTGCTAACTCCGAGCAGTCAGCGTCAGAGTTTAACTGAGTTAGAAGACCCCGCCTTGCATTAGCTGCAGAACTGCCTGATTGGTGAATGGGGACACTGCCCTACACATTTGGTCACAAGTGCATTCTGTGATGATTGACAATTATGAGaaagagttttttctttttactttctttctttttctttttctttctttttttaacctagaaaaggaacaaaatcgtagaatgaacaaaataaaacGAAATACACCCCCAAAAAATTCCAGACATAGTTGGAgacttggaaacctggaagactGGGGAAAAAGTCCAGAAAAGggagtctctagttcagcatgtGAGGCAACAGGGGCTATAGTGAGAAGGTCTGACACACACGTAGTTTTGGAGCAAGCAaagaggagactgaggcaggtgcAGAATTTGAGAAAGCCATGGCTGATATATTTCACAAATTGATGACAGTGTGAGCCACAAGTTCTGGAAGCATTGCAGACACCAAAGGCAGCagatacaaagagaaacacaCGAAAGACAGTTACAAACCAGGCAGGAAAAGCTCAAAGCTTACGGAAGTGGAAGACACACAGGTTACCTACAAAGTATAAACATGGTTGACTGCAGAGTTCTTAACAGAGCTTCTGGTGTGGCAGAAGTGTGGTTTGTGCAGTCCCTGCCTGGACCgcagtcaggagcagagagac
This Mus musculus strain C57BL/6J chromosome 7, GRCm38.p6 C57BL/6J DNA region includes the following protein-coding sequences:
- the Sprn gene encoding shadow of prion protein precursor, which encodes MNWTAATCWALLLAAAFLCDSCSAKGGRGGARGSARGVRGGARGASRVRVRPAPRYGSSLRVAAAGAAAGAAAGVAAGLATGSGWRRTSGPGELGLEDDENGAMGGNGTDRGVYSYWAWTSGSGSVHSPRICLLLGGTLGALELLRP